Proteins encoded together in one Bradyrhizobium sp. PSBB068 window:
- a CDS encoding PaaI family thioesterase has product MNELAPTALNTAFNRRPDLHVETEGEFAGWRTWTRDNFETHTGPFYHRMDETGRISCAFRVARKHLNGSGNVHGGCFMTFADYCLFALAGSVLQGPGVTVSFASEFLDAAREGDLIECSGEVTRAGGSLIFVRGMLTSAERPLFTFSGTIKRVKRKAPAEPTA; this is encoded by the coding sequence GTGAACGAGCTCGCCCCGACCGCACTCAACACCGCATTCAACCGCCGCCCCGACCTGCACGTCGAAACCGAGGGCGAATTCGCCGGCTGGCGAACCTGGACGCGGGACAATTTCGAGACCCATACCGGCCCGTTTTACCACCGGATGGACGAGACCGGCCGCATCTCCTGCGCGTTCCGGGTCGCCAGGAAGCACCTCAACGGCTCCGGCAATGTCCATGGCGGCTGCTTCATGACCTTCGCGGATTACTGCCTGTTCGCGCTCGCCGGCTCGGTGCTCCAGGGTCCCGGCGTCACGGTCTCGTTCGCGTCGGAATTCCTCGACGCGGCCCGCGAGGGCGATCTGATCGAATGCAGCGGCGAGGTCACCCGCGCCGGCGGCTCGCTGATCTTCGTGCGTGGCATGCTGACATCGGCCGAGCGACCGCTGTTCACCTTCTCCGGCACCATCAAGCGCGTGAAGCGCAAGGCGCCGGCGGAGCCGACAGCGTAA
- a CDS encoding alkaline phosphatase family protein produces MTLKTFVSVTTAMTLVASLAWTATPARAGQDGDNGDRGSDSRGHDQDQDQDHDGGHHGRKPRVVLISLDGAKPDFIQKFIEEGVLPRDGGLARLSRRGAVALQNVTASPSLTAVSHIAIATGSTAVHNDIPSNTFQPIVGLISSSISGFAAPIGGYTESPLGPSAHPTAEPLWVQLRQQGKKVVTATWPGGDGADISINKTVVQPAQPTRVTDFTVPFGAFGGIGAQGFTLSRSDFTADPGIVAALQAAGHFSFSPVLVTSAPIETFSCSAAATATCTNASTLDVKYSIRVAAIDTTNDRKVNYDTLVFFDENRGITAGPFHAPSTGPAYARFGGENAPFFFEGSGAKVGAAYFVSALSPDLSVVRFARYGANYIPRNTPVLADVDDINNNIGFWRAQADFRIPERLSPGFTNFPDVEIETMYEDMVKTFVRYQANIGERAIKTHPDADLVMVYIEQPDGSEHQFLLTDPRQGTNPADPNSIGANQDPAKVKRYASYIRFAYQTADKAVKQVAEAAGHDSNVVVVSDHGFAPFHTSVNLTNILRNAGIDTSKVGIRTSGPAADIYVNLQNRELGGTVDLATYRALVTQITDAVKNAVDPNARFNYSLKEQRIFTVVETRPLQCDAGTGQCTSKTVGQDYGDVFALMAPGYNFDGVQNPGVARQGDAPFNSATTALSMPNFYGAHGHDPELPVMSATFIAAGPQIRRDTVVRHMRNIDVAPTIMRILGTTPHHVDGEVLNEVLR; encoded by the coding sequence ATGACATTGAAGACGTTTGTTTCCGTCACGACGGCAATGACGCTTGTCGCATCGCTGGCCTGGACCGCAACTCCGGCGCGCGCCGGACAGGACGGCGACAATGGCGATCGCGGCAGCGACTCCCGCGGGCACGATCAGGACCAGGATCAAGACCATGACGGCGGCCATCATGGTCGCAAGCCACGCGTGGTGCTGATCTCGCTCGACGGTGCAAAACCCGATTTCATCCAGAAATTCATCGAGGAAGGCGTGCTGCCGCGCGACGGCGGCCTCGCCCGGCTCAGCCGGCGCGGCGCGGTGGCGCTGCAGAACGTGACGGCATCACCGTCGCTCACCGCGGTGTCGCACATCGCGATCGCGACCGGCTCGACCGCGGTCCACAACGACATCCCCTCGAACACGTTCCAGCCGATCGTCGGGCTGATCTCCAGCAGCATCAGCGGCTTCGCGGCCCCGATCGGCGGCTACACCGAGAGCCCGCTCGGGCCGTCGGCGCACCCGACGGCCGAGCCCCTGTGGGTGCAGCTGCGCCAGCAGGGCAAGAAGGTCGTCACCGCGACCTGGCCCGGCGGCGACGGCGCCGACATCTCCATCAACAAGACCGTGGTGCAACCGGCGCAGCCGACCCGCGTGACCGACTTCACGGTCCCGTTCGGCGCATTCGGCGGCATCGGAGCCCAGGGCTTCACGCTGTCGCGCAGCGACTTCACCGCCGATCCCGGCATCGTCGCAGCGCTGCAGGCGGCAGGTCATTTCTCGTTCAGCCCGGTGCTGGTGACCTCGGCGCCGATCGAGACGTTCTCATGTTCCGCGGCTGCAACCGCGACCTGCACCAATGCGTCGACGCTTGACGTCAAATACTCGATCCGCGTCGCCGCGATCGACACCACGAACGATCGCAAGGTGAACTACGACACGCTGGTGTTCTTCGACGAGAACCGCGGCATCACCGCAGGTCCGTTCCATGCACCGTCGACCGGGCCGGCTTATGCCAGGTTCGGTGGCGAGAACGCGCCGTTCTTCTTCGAGGGCAGCGGCGCCAAGGTCGGTGCCGCCTACTTCGTCTCGGCACTGTCGCCGGACCTCTCGGTGGTGCGCTTCGCCCGCTACGGTGCCAACTACATCCCGCGCAACACGCCGGTTCTCGCCGACGTCGACGACATCAACAACAACATCGGGTTCTGGCGTGCGCAGGCCGACTTCCGCATCCCGGAGCGCCTGAGCCCGGGCTTCACCAACTTCCCCGACGTCGAGATCGAGACGATGTACGAGGACATGGTGAAGACCTTCGTGCGCTACCAGGCCAATATCGGCGAGCGTGCCATCAAGACCCATCCGGACGCCGACCTCGTGATGGTCTATATCGAGCAACCCGACGGCTCCGAGCACCAGTTCCTGCTCACCGATCCGCGCCAGGGCACCAACCCGGCGGATCCGAACTCGATCGGCGCCAACCAGGACCCCGCCAAGGTCAAGCGCTACGCCTCCTACATCCGCTTCGCTTACCAGACCGCCGACAAGGCGGTGAAGCAGGTCGCCGAAGCGGCGGGCCATGACAGCAACGTCGTCGTGGTGTCGGATCACGGCTTCGCGCCGTTCCACACCTCGGTCAACCTCACCAACATCCTGCGCAACGCGGGCATCGACACCAGCAAGGTCGGCATCCGCACCTCGGGCCCTGCGGCCGACATCTACGTCAACCTGCAGAACCGCGAGCTCGGCGGCACCGTGGATCTTGCGACCTACCGGGCCCTGGTGACGCAGATCACCGATGCGGTGAAGAACGCGGTCGATCCCAACGCACGCTTCAACTACTCGCTCAAGGAGCAGCGCATCTTCACCGTCGTCGAGACCCGGCCGCTGCAATGCGACGCCGGCACCGGACAGTGCACCAGCAAGACCGTCGGCCAGGACTATGGCGACGTGTTCGCGCTGATGGCGCCCGGCTACAATTTCGACGGCGTGCAGAATCCGGGCGTCGCACGCCAGGGCGATGCGCCGTTCAATTCGGCGACCACCGCGCTGTCGATGCCGAACTTCTACGGCGCCCACGGTCACGACCCCGAGCTTCCGGTGATGAGCGCGACATTCATCGCCGCGGGACCGCAGATCCGCAGGGATACCGTAGTACGGCACATGCGCAACATCGACGTGGCGCCAACCATCATGCGGATCCTCGGCACCACACCGCATCACGTCGATGGCGAGGTGCTGAACGAGGTGCTGCGCTAG
- a CDS encoding DMT family transporter, whose translation MPKSTANTGGVTAPAITPHPSISAPGARGWRDYALLLALACCWSSTYPLTKIGLGSIPPVTFISARSLVAAAFLLVVLRIRGIRIPTDIKAWKLFAFQQTINSTIPFLVITWAQLYVPASNTVVLASTTPIFAFLITWAITRHEPASLLKLAGAILGLAGTVAIIGLDALSGFGKEIFAEIAILLATISFACATIFGLRLSDYDPMVVAAGSLLFGGTVLLPVALIIDHPWTLHPTPQALVATVVKGIFSSAFGLMLFYMCLTRLGTLTTNAQGYLRIPIGVALSVILLGESVPSNLALGLVLVMFGVAAMTVPGDAVKRWLRRGSRSSSR comes from the coding sequence GTGCCGAAGAGCACAGCGAACACGGGCGGCGTGACGGCTCCCGCGATCACGCCCCATCCGTCCATATCGGCGCCCGGTGCGCGCGGCTGGCGCGACTATGCGCTGCTGCTGGCGCTGGCCTGCTGCTGGAGCTCGACCTATCCGCTGACCAAGATCGGCCTCGGCTCGATCCCGCCGGTCACCTTCATTTCCGCCCGCTCGCTGGTGGCGGCAGCCTTCCTGCTCGTCGTGCTGCGGATCCGCGGCATCCGCATCCCCACCGACATCAAGGCGTGGAAGCTGTTCGCCTTCCAGCAGACCATCAACTCGACGATCCCGTTCCTGGTGATCACCTGGGCGCAGCTCTATGTGCCGGCGTCCAACACCGTGGTGCTGGCCTCGACGACGCCGATCTTCGCCTTCCTGATCACCTGGGCGATCACGCGGCACGAGCCGGCCTCGCTGCTCAAGCTGGCCGGCGCGATCCTCGGCCTCGCCGGCACGGTCGCGATCATCGGCCTCGACGCGCTCTCGGGCTTCGGCAAGGAAATATTCGCGGAGATCGCGATCCTGCTCGCCACCATCTCGTTCGCCTGCGCGACGATCTTCGGACTGCGGTTGTCGGATTACGATCCGATGGTGGTCGCCGCCGGCTCGCTCTTGTTCGGCGGCACCGTGCTGCTGCCGGTCGCCCTGATTATCGACCATCCCTGGACGCTGCATCCGACGCCGCAGGCGCTGGTCGCCACCGTCGTGAAGGGCATCTTCTCCAGCGCGTTCGGCCTGATGCTGTTCTACATGTGCCTGACGCGGCTCGGCACGCTGACGACCAATGCGCAAGGCTATCTGCGGATTCCGATCGGCGTCGCGCTGTCGGTGATCCTGCTCGGGGAATCCGTGCCGTCGAACCTGGCACTGGGACTCGTGCTGGTCATGTTCGGCGTCGCCGCGATGACGGTGCCGGGCGATGCGGTTAAGCGGTGGCTGCGCAGGGGTAGTCGCAGCTCAAGTCGATAG